In Astyanax mexicanus isolate ESR-SI-001 chromosome 5, AstMex3_surface, whole genome shotgun sequence, a single window of DNA contains:
- the mchr1a gene encoding melanin-concentrating hormone receptor 1, translated as MDFFNGSLDNSSVLTFNFSAQLTDNKTTQYDVILLPSIFGIICFLGIVGNCLVMYTIMKRTKCSAKQTVPDIFIFSLSIVDLLFLLGMPLLIHQLLGEGSWCFGSILCTVITTLDSNSQTVSTYILTVMTLDRYVATVHPIRFNHIRTPRVAVAMVVIVWLLSVISVTPLFLYTRLMPLPGGRVGCALLLPNPSIDIYWFTLYQFVLVFALPLAIICLVFFKILQHMSTNIAPLPPRSLQVRTKKVTRMAVAICSAFFTCWAPYYILQLVHLGIRQPSPTFYYTYNIAISMGYANSCISPFLYILLSDNFKRQLIVAVQPVHKRFRVNPSTTEGSVTLNLAPDGRRHSHSEDTE; from the exons ATGGATTTCTTTAATGGGTCGCTAGACAACTCATCTGTGCTCACCTTCAACTTCTCTGCACAGCTTACAG aTAACAAGACAACACAGTATGATGTCATCCTCTTACCCAGTATCTTTGGTATCATCTGCTTCTTGGGCATTGTGGGCAACTGCCTCGTCATGTACACCATCATGAAGAGGACCAAGTGCAGTGCCAAGCAGACTGTCCCAGACATCTTCATCTTCAGCCTCTCTATAGTGGACCTTCTCTTCCTCCTGGGGATGCCTTTACTAATCCACCAGCTGCTGGGAGAGGGCTCCTGGTGCTTCGGAAGCATCCTGTGCACGGTCATCACCACTCTGGACTCCAACAGTCAGACAGTCAGCACCTACATCCTGACGGTGATGACTCTGGACCGCTACGTTGCTACGGTGCACCCAATCCGCTTCAATCACATCCGGACACCACGGGTCGCTGTGGCGATGGTTGTGATAGTGTGGCTTCTCTCGGTCATCTCCGTAACACCGCTATTTCTGTACACGAGACTCATGCCTCTACCAGGTGGACGGGTTGGTTGCGCCCTCCTGCTTCCAAACCCTTCCATCGACATCTACTGGTTTACGCTCTACCAATTCGTGCTAGTGTTCGCCTTGCCGCTCGCCATCATCTGCTTGGTTTTCTTCAAGATCCTGCAGCACATGTCCACCAACATCGCCCCGCTGCCACCCAGGAGCCTTCAGGTGCGCACCAAGAAGGTGACCCGCATGGCTGTGGCCATCTGCTCGGCCTTCTTCACCTGCTGGGCTCCTTACTACATCCTGCAGCTGGTTCATCTGGGCATCCGGCAGCCCAGCCCAACCTTCTACTACACCTACAACATAGCCATTAGCATGGGCTACGCTAACAGCTGTATTAGCCCcttcctctacattctgctcagCGACAACTTCAAGAGGCAGCTCATCGTGGCCGTCCAGCCCGTGCACAAGCGGTTTCGAGTCAACCCCAGCACCACAGAGGGCAGTGTCACGCTGAATCTTGCTCCAGATGGACGGAGGCACTCGCACTCAGAAGACACTGAATAG